In Frederiksenia canicola, the sequence TTAAACCGAATTTAAATCGCCATTTCGATTTTGATTTTGAAAAAATTGAGATGACCAAAAGCCGTATTACCACACTAGTGATCTTTGTGGTGATTGCTCTGTGCTGGATTTTCAGCAAATACATCAACCCGGCATTATCAGGCTTACTTGGCATTAAAAATATCGCTAGCTTCGACAGTATCGTGGCATTAACTGCGGCCGTCTTGCTTTGTGCTACTCGCGTGGTGAGCTGGGATCAAATCCAAAAAAATACCGAATGGGGCGTGTTAATGCTCTTCGGTGGCGGCTTAACCCTAAGTGCAGTACTTGGTAAAACAGGAGCAAGCAAAGTGATGGCTGATGGTATCGTCTTTATGATCCAAGGCGGACATTTCTATCTCATCGGCTTAATTGTTGCCGCATTTATTATTTTCCTCACGGAATTTACCTCAAATACCGCAAGTGCCGCATTACTTGTGCCGATTTTCATCTCAATCGCCCAAGCCTTGAATGCCCCACCTGTTGGATTAGCGTTAATCGTCGGCTTAGGGGCTTCTTGTGCCTTTATGTTGCCAGTTGCCACCCCACCAAATGCCATTGTGTTTGGTACAGGGCAAGTGAAACAGAGCGAAATGGTGAAAGCAGGTATTTGGCTCAATTTACTCTGTGTCTTTGTGATTGCAACCTTTGGCTATTTGTTCTGGTTATAATTTGCAAAATGTTGAGCAGAAGTGACCGCTTGTTGTGACAACAAGCGGTCATTTTCTTAGCGAAAATTGCCAATGTAGAATTATTTCATTTTATGAAGAAAGTCGGTGAAATTTCACAATAATTTGATCTACATTCGCCCAATTTAAATGGAAACTGTTATAATCCGTTCGTTTTTATTTTGAATGTCAAAGAGGAACTAACTATGTCCGTAAAAAAAATGGCAGACCTTGACCTTGCAGGTAAACGTCTTTTCATTCGTGCTGATCTCAACGTGCCAGTGAAAGATGGCAAAGTCACATCCGATGCACGTATTCGTGCCACTATCCCAACGTTAAAATTAGCGTTGCAAAAAGGGGCAAAAGTGATGGTGACTTCGCACTTAGGTCGTCCAACGGAAGGGGTGTTTGAAGAAGCAAACTCATTGCAACCGGTGGTGGACTACTTAAACGAAGCATTAGATGTGCCAGTCCGTTTAGTGCGTGACTACCTAGACGGCGTTGAAGTGAACGAAAATGAAATCGTGGTGCTTGAAAACGTGCGTATCAACAAAGGTGAGAAGAAAAACGATCCTGAACTTGCAAAAAAATATGCGGCACTTTGCGATGTCTTTGTGATGGATGCTTTCGGTACGGCTCACCGTGCGGAAGGTTCAACTTACGGTGTAGCTCAATTTGCACCAGTTGCTTGTGCTGGTCCATTATTAGCGGCTGAGTTAGATGCTCTTGGCAAAGCCTTAAAAGAGCCACAACGCCCAATGTTGGCGATTGTTGGTGGTTCTAAAGTGTCGACTAAACTCACGGTTTTAGATTCGCTTTCAAAAATCGCTGACCAATTAATTGTAGGCGGTGGTATCGCCAATACCTTCATTGCCGCAGAAGGGCACAATGTGGGTAATTCTTTATACGAAGCGGATTTAATTCCTGAAGCACAACGTTTATCAAAAGCAACGAATATTCCAGTGCCTGTTGATGTACGTGTAGGCACAGAATTCTCTGAAGTAGCAGCGGCAACTGAAAAATCAGTAAGCGAAGTGAAAGACGGTGAATCCATCTTCGATATCGGTGATAAATCAGCCGAAGAATTAGCTAATATCATCAAATCAGCGAAAACGATTCTTTGGAATGGTCCAGTTGGTGTATTTGAATTCCCTAACTTCCGTAAAGGAACAGAAGTGGTTTCAAATGCGATTGCAGAAGCAACAGCAAACGGTGCATTCTCAATTGCCGGTGGTGGTGATACATTAGCAGCTATCGATCTATTCGGCATTGCAGATAAAATTTCATATATCTCAACCGGTGGCGGTGCGTTCTTAGAGTTCGTGGAAGGTAAAGTATTACCAGCCGTTGAAATTCTTGAAAAACGTGCGAATGATTAATGAATAAATTCTTCTCCGCAAGTAGGGCAGAATTATAGAATCAAAGAATTAAAAACAAAAAGGAATCCTAACATGGCTAAATTATTAGATATTGTAAAACCAGGTGTTGTTACTGGTGATGATGTACAAAAAGTGTTTGCGTTTGCAAAAGAACACAACTTCGCAATCCCAGCAGTAAACTGTGTAGGTACAGACTCTGTAAATGCCGTATTAGAAACGGCAGCACGTGTTAAAGCGCCAGTTATCGTGCAATTCTCAAACGGTGGTGCACAATTCTATGCAGGTAAAGGCATCAAACCTGCAAGCGGTGCTCGT encodes:
- a CDS encoding DASS family sodium-coupled anion symporter translates to MENQTDNKTMRNGIILLLDAILFFALLAYLPYEPQANKGLALLAFVAVLWLTEALHVTITALLVPILAIGLGLVTSKEALATFADPTIFLFFGGFALAAALHIQQLDRMIANNIMTLARGKLSLAVLYLFGVTAFLSMWISNTATAAMMLPLAMGVLSKLDKEREHNTYVFVLLGIAYSASIGGMGTLVGSPPNNIVASNLNLTFADWLGYGLPVMILLLPLMVGVLYVVFKPNLNRHFDFDFEKIEMTKSRITTLVIFVVIALCWIFSKYINPALSGLLGIKNIASFDSIVALTAAVLLCATRVVSWDQIQKNTEWGVLMLFGGGLTLSAVLGKTGASKVMADGIVFMIQGGHFYLIGLIVAAFIIFLTEFTSNTASAALLVPIFISIAQALNAPPVGLALIVGLGASCAFMLPVATPPNAIVFGTGQVKQSEMVKAGIWLNLLCVFVIATFGYLFWL
- a CDS encoding phosphoglycerate kinase; this encodes MSVKKMADLDLAGKRLFIRADLNVPVKDGKVTSDARIRATIPTLKLALQKGAKVMVTSHLGRPTEGVFEEANSLQPVVDYLNEALDVPVRLVRDYLDGVEVNENEIVVLENVRINKGEKKNDPELAKKYAALCDVFVMDAFGTAHRAEGSTYGVAQFAPVACAGPLLAAELDALGKALKEPQRPMLAIVGGSKVSTKLTVLDSLSKIADQLIVGGGIANTFIAAEGHNVGNSLYEADLIPEAQRLSKATNIPVPVDVRVGTEFSEVAAATEKSVSEVKDGESIFDIGDKSAEELANIIKSAKTILWNGPVGVFEFPNFRKGTEVVSNAIAEATANGAFSIAGGGDTLAAIDLFGIADKISYISTGGGAFLEFVEGKVLPAVEILEKRAND